The following DNA comes from Castanea sativa cultivar Marrone di Chiusa Pesio chromosome 10, ASM4071231v1.
CATTTTACACTAGGATTTGCAATTGGGGAACAGTTAAAAATAATCGAGCATTAAGTTCTTTTAAGATATTGAAAGCTTTGTTTCCTTGGATCATGGTTCTGTGGAGCAATTTGTTTAGAACCTTAGGTCATGGAATaccttaagaattttttttttttcatttaacattAGATTGCTAAGAATTTCGTTAGTTGCccaatttcaaaacaaagtgGAAAAATAGCATCTCGtatttctaaaactcgagttctggGTAGAAATTGAGTTTCTAATACTCGAGATCCTGAGCTACAACCGTTTGACATGGACTTTTTTCCACGTGGAGCCACGttgaaatcgagtttctaaaactcgatttgcttTAGGTTGAAATCGAGTTTCCAAAACTCGATTTGTGATCATATCCACTTCATCGTCTCGACTCCAGAACACTCTCGCACCCAAACATACAAACCCCAACCTGAGACAAGCGCAGACATCAGAAAACCCATCGGCAGAGACTCCAAAACACTTTCACACCCAAACATAAACCCCAACCTGAGACAAGCGCAGACATTAGAAAACCCATCGGCAAACCCATCGGCGGAGACAAGCGCATCTCAGATCGTCCCAATCGCCCACTCAGATCTGTTCTTCCTCTGTTCTTCGTCGTCAGATCGTTGGTTCTTCTTCAGTTCTGTTGTTGTTCAAGtacaaaatcgagtcttagagactcggttTTGCTTtttagaactcgagtctttgagacttgAGATCCATGTGGCATTTTCTATCCACCTCATCCAGCACTAACTTGCAAagcgagtctttgagactcgagttttaatatagatctcgagtttctaaaactcgagatgctaatTTGCTTATACGTTTCAAACGCGTGTTAACTTACTACATTGTAAACCCTTACACAACTAGTCTGCAAATATCCCCAATACCTTAACACCCTCCATTAATCTTGGACATAGATAGTGGAAAAGCCGTCCCATTGATTTCTCTATTTAGTTGTCAAAATGTGTTTTCACATCCCAAATGTGCAATTTTGAAACATGTTATAAATCGATTTCTACTACAAGTATGCCTGATGTAAAGTGCACCTTTTGTTTCATGTAAGAATTTATCAGTTAATTATGAAGCTTTTAGTTAAACTTGTTGCACTGGTTTTGTGCAGGAATTTGTGCTAATTGACAGAAAGGAGCTGGCTCCACTTCAAGAGCTTATAGAATCCATTATTGTTCCTTACTAAAGGGGTCTGCATACCTGGCAGAATATTATATACAAGGGAaacacaattaaataaaatataaaaaaaaacactggtCCTGACTGTAGAGTTTATCCTAAATTGCTTTATATTACAAATTTCTGTGAATGTGCTGTATAAGTGTTTCTATGCCAGCAATTctcactttttaattttattttttctctttgtggATCAAGAAAATGCTAAGAGTGCATGAGCAGTCATTGGTGTCAAGACTGCGGTTGTGAAAATGGCTGAAGGCCATCAGCTGATATGTACGTAGCTTGAAAAACATTTAAGTTGAAATCCTGTGCGTTTGCTATATTCAttgatttccaaaattttctctGCCTACTTTTCACCTTGTGGACCAAGAAAGTGAAGCAGCCAAGCAACCATTGGGGAGTGACTGTTTGCAAAAATGGTAGAACATGTTTTGAATCCATTTTGGTGGGTTTCAAATGCCACTCTGACTCCGGGTTTATGGCCAGACCTGAAAATTATTGGCCTTTCCAGGATTTTGAGAATTCACTATTCAGTGTTGGCTTGGTTTCAACTTCCGCGTCTTCAGTGCTGTTTGGTCTGCTATTTACTTTAAAGACTTTTGCAAATTCAAAATGCTTCTTGTTATAGCAAACTTTTTGACATGGCTATGCCTATTGTTTCTAGGGTTGATTTTAGTATCCAGGGAGAAGGTAGCACAGAGAAGCCAGAGTTTCTATCGAAGTAATCCAATCTGTAAGGGGAAGTAACTTATACCCTTACATGTTTTTTCAGAGAAACTGCACTGCAGTAGTGCAGTAGTGCTTATTTGCATACAACGTCTCCTTTAAAATTCAGTTGTAACTTGTTCAGTTGTTCATATACCAtgttaggttttctttttcttttttattaaaatctaTTTGGGTAAATCACTTTTCAAAattgattggaaaaaaaaaaaaaaaagtgagtagAAGTTggaatttatttacttttactACAAATGAGACAATTTCAATGATTGTGGTCAGTATAGCTAAAGATGAAAGGCGACCTTAAGATGTCAAGGTCTTGCATCGCTTAGGCAAGAATGTGTACCAAATTCTATATAGTGCCTGTAGAGTTTAAATCACAATAAGTAGTATGTATATAAATTGCTTTGGAATATTTTTGTGCGGTCCTAGAGCTCTGACTTCGGAATTCAGAAGCTTTTGTGTATGAAGGAGAAGAAAAGGGATTGGGGTTATGTGTTGTGTCCAGATTCCAGAACCTTAGTTCTTTTTAAACTTTGGATTTGTTCCCTGTCGAGGCCAGTTAATCCCCTGAGTTTGAGATCTTATGTGTGGCATTTTGGATGATCTGGAATTGCCGAAACAAAGCTGTTTTTGAAGTTTCTAATCCAAAACCAGCTGGTCTGTGGTCTAGAGCTTCTATTTACAAGCTGGAATTCATGGGGGCAAACAAGAAACATTTGGCCTCTCTAGCAGGACCGGTCTGTAGGTGGTCCCCTCCTTCCATAGATACAGTGTTCAAGCTGAGTATTGCTATTTCTCAGTCTTAAGTCTTCATCTTCTGTTGGTGTGGGGCTGCTTATTCGGAATTCAAAGGGGGGAGGTGATGGCAGCAGCATGTGAACAAGTAAAGGAAGGAACTGAATGCACTCTGGACAGCAGCTTCTGTGGTACGGATTGCACTTCTTTTCTGTCAAAATATCAGCTTCACTAAGATCATTGCTGAATGCAACTTTGCTGAATTGGTGGACCTTCTTAACTCAGATAGGATTTGCTCCCTTGAAGTGGCTTGGATTTTGGAGGATGTTAAGCTAATTTGTGAACATTTTGTTAATATATCATTCGTCTCTGTTCCTTTAAAATGTAATCGTGCTGCTCTAGCTCTTGCGAGTGTtgtaaaaaagaatgaggagGTCATTGTTTGGATAGAAGAATACTCCTCATTTCTCTTTCCCATTGTACAACATGATATTGAATAAAATCTACTATCgtttcctctcaaaaaaaaaaattcaaaatcaaaatccttatatgccttattttctgttttaatttacaaaaccggaaaaaaaaaaatgataaaatctcACTCAAACGCAAAATCTTCTCTTGGTGCAGAAGGCAGTGCTCAAGTTGTTCATGAACTTTCGATAATGATTCTAATTTTTAAGAAGCTCCAAACAGCCGAactattttactttttcttcttttttttaaactccAAATATTAAGAAATGGTTTTTATGATATTTTCCTAAACCTGGATTGATGTTAAATGTTATTATTAAGGAAGTGCAAAACAaattctggatttttttttttttttttttttaacttagtTATAATAACTATTTGTAGGGTTGATTGAAAATTGCTGACTTCAAATGGAGTATGCGGTCGAGAAGTAGAAGACATACCAAATACGGAATTAACGAGTGCGTTCGGTATCTTAAGTTCGTCAAACTGTCAAAAACACAATGCaagacttcttcttctttttttttttcatgggaaTTATGTATTATGTGGTGGAAAAAGttatttatttctatatttCAATAGAACTTTTCttattatgtatttttaatcaaagtgtacaatttaataaaatattgttcatttaaatcgagtttttttatttattttttatataaataaatgggGCATGAGTGACCACTGCCACCGGTGTTAGTGACTTGTGTGTTAGTGTGTGTATTCCTTTGATTAATGACATCATTGGTGAAGCCCATTGTTTCAACCAAATCGCACCCgtttttgcattttatattcGTGTCCACTTTGAAAAACTTTGTTACAAGCCCATTCTTTATTCTGTTACAAGCCTACTGCCGCATAACATTGGTTTGACTATCAATCTAGGCTTGCATAATACAGCCATTTGGACAAGATAAGACTCTATCCAGAATAATTTGCGCATCATATATCTTAAAGAGCTCAATTGGGATCAGAATAAAACtttcttcttaatatatatatatatatatatatatatatatatatatatatatatatatatattagaatatgGGAAGACTACTGGGTACCATGGTTAGATAATTTCAAACCCATTGCTAAGGACAGCTAATTGATGCAGTGAGAGGAGAGTGGGATTTGGCAAAGTCACAAGACCTGTTTGATGTTAGCTTCAATCTGTGCCATTCTTATAATTCCTCTCTCAAAGAGGACTACACCAGATAAAATTATGTGGATAACAAATGCTCAAGGGAGGTTTACAGTGAGGTCAGCATAGTTTTTGCAACAGAGTGTATGTCAAGAACAGAGAGATCAGTCTGGAAGAAGCTAtggaatttgaaattgaaaatactatagagAATAGCTCAGAAAATTTAACCTACTATATGCAGGTTACAAGAGTTGGGATAATAGCTTGATGCCAGATACTTCTACGTAACTGGGAGGAGAAGAATTGTCTACACATCTTTAAAGATTGTATGGTGGTGAAAGCATTCTGGTTCGGAGGAAAGTGGAATTTGAGGCTAGGCAACTGGCCAGCCACCTGCTGCATCAATTCGTCAACCGGTGCATTCCGTAATTGAGCCTCCTGCTGCTCTACTTCCAAATGAAATTCCCGAAGCTCATTTCCAAACCATGGCAGCAATCATATGGAAGCAAACATGGAgcataagaacaaaaaaaaactccttttctttttcagaaGGCAGAAGTCGATATTAATGTCACGCTGGTGATTACAGACAAGTGATTCCAGGAGCATCTAGCAGTTTCAAATCAGCAGAACAAAAATAGCAGTGTCAGGCAGATAAATCATTGGCAAGCACCTCCCTTGTGCTGTTTTAGAATTAATTGTGATTCTGAAATATCTAATATACACTTCTGTGCTGCTGTAGCTACAAAAAGATTGGGAAGGAAACATTGTTACTGCAAGCATGAGAACGGAAGTTAAAAGCCTCAGTAAGTGTGGCTGAGGCTAAAAGTATAACAGGGGTAGTGCTAATTGCTTAATTGCTAAATCTGAGAAAGGTGGAAGTATAAGGTGACTCAAAGATTTGTTTTGATGCACTTAGCAAAGCCACAGACAAGGAGCACGATCATACAAAACCATGGAGGCTAAGAGCTGTGTTAGAAGATGTGCTTGAAATGACAAAGGAGTTGAATCAAGTTAGATTCAAGTGAGCAAGAAGGGAGGTAAATGGAGCTGCCCATGTTTTAGCAAAGTGGGGTTTGTTTAATAACTGAAATGGTTTTGTTGATGTTTTATCCTTACGTGATTAGTTTAAGCATGTGATCAGGAAGGACGCAGACAGTTGTATTGTTTCTGGATAGTTTGAATGAAGCTTGCTCAATtgtcaacatatatataaacagaGAGCAAGAGAAGCAATGTAAAACTGTATAATAGAGGTAGATGGTACAAAAAGTATCATGTAATTTTCATTGACAAAATTACTGTTTTAGTTTGATCATCGTACAAAAAGTTCTTATTTTAACTATAACTATTCTACAAGGTGTTGATGTACATTCAAATGCTATGCAAACAGAATAAAACAATTTCATGTCTCACATGCTTCCTTAAGAAGACTGGAAATAActggaaattaaataaaaaaaaaaaaattataccccACTTCAGAAGACTGGAAAATAATTGATATTGAATACCTCACTATTCTTGATTAATTTCTCCCTGAACTGCACGCAAGCTCCCTAGTTCAGAATGCCCATATCTTGAAGCCACAAAACCAAATGATCCCACAGCAGCAACAAGGACACCAAGGACCAGTGCAAAGAGCTGGAAGTTTGCAAGCAACTCACCTCGGACCTCACTGTCTTTTGAGTGACAAGATATCTGGCTTTCCTTTAGGTGGCATCCTTCTGGCATCATAGGGCCATAGAGAGTGAATGCAGTCTGATAGAACCAGAGACCTTGGAGAGTTATAGCGAAGCCACAGCAAAAATCAATTGGGAAGCTGCTTGGAAAGAGGGCTCCAGCAACAGTGGACAGTACACAAAGGCCTATCAGGAGAACAAGGAGAAAATGGTAGTACCCCTCAAGGCCTTTATGGGTTGTTGAGTGAAAGTAGAATAGGAGATACTCAGCACAGAATGCTGAGGAGACAATCAAACAAAGAGCTCCTTCTGGCAAGGGAAGAAACCTAAACAAAGAAgtatagaaataaaaaagagaaataagaaaaaaaatccataattaCAGTTTTAAATCTTACTATTAACAGTGATTGTTGTGTGAAATTTAGCAATTACATAATAAACACAAGATATGCTGTGGTGAACCTCTTTTTATCAAGCAGACAGAATTCTGTTAATAGTACTGGAAGCATTGGATTTTTAAAATGACAAGGTGTGCAATATattgatcaaaatcaatttgaacttacagaaaattgaaaaataaaagatgtgaTTATCATCTTCAAGCTTATTGAGGCAATGCTTCAAACAAAACTATCTTGACCTAACAACTCTAACCAAACACCCAGCATGCAACAACAATGTTACAGCGCTCATGAATCAAAGGATTGCCAAATTTAATAATCATTCGGTCACTAATATTAACAAGGTTTCCTATGATATGCATGAAGGCATAAAATAAATATCTAGCAAGAAttgctaagaaaaaaaattaattttccaaaatgtttTGGAGCATATAAATCTCATAAAAACAATAAGCAGACAAATTCTagaatgttattattatttttttttagaagaaaattcTAGAATGTTATAGTTAGCCAAGGTTTCATAAGGTATAGGATAGGTGAAAAAGATAtaacttatattttaaatatactttcaattcttaatttttggtttgttttatttctaataaattaatttctGGTTGGAAGTGTAAACATACCTTCATTTCACTGAAAATCTCTTAGAAACTAACAGAGGTAGGTGCAGTTGACAACAAGGCCTCAGGCACACAATAGCAAAATATATGATGCAAGATAAAACTCTGTGCACTGTAAATacaagaggaaaaagaaaaagaaaaaggaaaaagaaaacctttttGTCTGTTTCTTAGACAAATGTATAACTGTGGCAATCATAGCACTGTAGAACTAACAAATTCATAAGAAAGTTTATAGGAAATCAATATCAGCAGTTTttgtattataattatttttaaatttagattgGTAAGTACACTTTTCATGAATCCATGAGTTGTCACCTAACTCTCCACCCCTTATAGGTGGAGGGGATGCCATTTGGGCCAAAGATCACAAGTGGGTATGATTAGTATTTTAGATCTgggatattttattatttgtataAAAGATAGTACATACATTTGTCTTGATGagtcaaattacaaattatggTGAAAGTATAAAAAAGATACTGCATTGATTGATATTTCACACAAAAATCAGGAGAGACAACTAGAAGAGATACCCAGGAAAGCTCCCTGGTGAAAATGCATTCTCAAAGGTTCACAACCCCTTTTTCACACTGCAGTTTATGAAAactatgccattttttttttctctcaaatatCCATTTTCCCACTATATCCCACAATATTATTCTTGGACAACTTGTTGGACTATAAGTAGTGGTGGAGTCAGGATTTCAATTTagggggcaagattaaaagacaataaaaaaaatagcctaaagaaaatcaattaatattaataataaataaataaacaattgtaaacaACTATAACTGTTATAACATTTGTTGTGTCTCTAacattacttattattattatattatattgtgtATAATATTAATATGGGGCCCATTGATTGAGTTGTTGTGGCTGatatgaaagggaaaaaaaaaaggattgggGAGAAAATATAAAAGAGCAGTGGGAATGGTGTGGTGTGGTGAAATCATGTGTGACAGTGGCTTTCAAGAAGTGAGAGCTGGTGTCTCTTTCTTAGGTGCTAGGCTTATTGATTAAGTAGTATAGGTTTTTGGCTTTTTCCTTATGTGAGTGGT
Coding sequences within:
- the LOC142611567 gene encoding uncharacterized protein LOC142611567, translated to MGSFKGHVLPGTLFLVVGLWHVWSSLVRYVVNPKKYKVQVWNPVPGFDGRLKYLELYVIVIGAFIDMCIELLYSTHLKFFVNGVLNPYHMNDFEHSGMLLMFFIFGLVALLSQKTRFLPLPEGALCLIVSSAFCAEYLLFYFHSTTHKGLEGYYHFLLVLLIGLCVLSTVAGALFPSSFPIDFCCGFAITLQGLWFYQTAFTLYGPMMPEGCHLKESQISCHSKDSEVRGELLANFQLFALVLGVLVAAVGSFGFVASRYGHSELGSLRAVQGEINQE